In Solea senegalensis isolate Sse05_10M linkage group LG18, IFAPA_SoseM_1, whole genome shotgun sequence, a single window of DNA contains:
- the LOC122759452 gene encoding 5-hydroxytryptamine receptor 3A-like, producing MLPVVFLVLLFLTDGVSPKKVCSYQDVLDYLNLTFDNSMLQLTRPVVDHTHPTVVELDLILYAILAVIEKTQTFIPFLWATVMWNNEHISWDPAQFCGITHISIPKNLLWRPDLFIYEMTRKDESPQNPHMYLSYDGKITSEEDMNVVSTCKLDVHKFPFDTQRCNISIGSAIHSADEIRILPFSNSSRATQFSRELMKSQGEWEFLQLSITSYNFSYHNRNWEQLIYTFTIKRRPFLHVINFLLPILFFLCLDLASFFISDCRGEKLGFKVTVLLAISVLLLILNDILPCMSNKTPLIATYCIVIFGLMLLSLLETILVTYLMEFDSASLEKRRLKDDCRDKEDKEEKDNTDDSYAAEKRWTRCSCICNVSEGEKEHEVLPLAPEANRSIQSREGHVLLLILKEMKVLQKTINLCLSSRDEGRRPGRWATRINRAFFIFYLTTVSLFLSLIFYEWNS from the exons ATGTTGCCTGTTGTTTTCCTCGTCCTGCTCTTCCTCACAG ATGGGGTGTCCCCTAAGAAAGTATGCAGTTACCAGGATGTTCTGGATTACCTGAACCTGACCTTTGACAACTCGATGCTTCAGTTGACCCGGCCTGTTGTGGACCACACACACCCCACTGTGGTCGAGTTGGACCTCATCCTCTATGCCATCCTGGCTGTG atcgagaaaacacaaactttcaTTCCCTTTCTCTGGGCAACAGTG ATGTGGAATAATGAGCACATCTCCTGGGACCCTGCTCAGTTTTGTGGAATAACTCACATCTCCATTCCCAAAAACCTGCTGTGGAGACCAGACCTCTTCATCTATGAGAT gACACGGAAAGACGAGTCCCCTCAGAATCCTCACATGTACCTGTCCTATGATGGGAAAATTACTTCTGAAGAGGACATGAATGTGGTCAGCACATGTAAATTAGACGTCCACAAGTTCCCCTTTGACACGCAGAGATGCAACATCTCCATCGGTTCTGCAATACACTctg CCGATGAAATCCGAATCCTTCCATTCTCCAACTCATCCCGGGCCACTCAGTTTTCCCGGGAGTTGATGAAGAGTCAGGGAGAGTGGGAATTCCTCCAACTGTCCATCACCAGCTACAATTTTTCCTACCACAACAGAAACTGGGAACAGCTCATATACACT TTCACCATAAAGAGAAGGCCCTTCCTCCACGTCATCAATTTCCTTTTACCCATCCTGTTCTTCCTGTGTCTGGATCTCGCCTCCTTCTTCATCTCGGACTGCAGGGGAGAGAAGTTGGGCTTCAAGGTCACCGTGCTGCTGGCCATCTCTGTCCTGCTGCTCATCCTGAACGACATCCTTCCTTGCATGTCCAACAAGACTCCACTCATAG caACCTATTGCATTGTGATTTTTGGTCTGATGCTGCTCAGTCTGCTCGAGACGATCTTGGTTACGTACTTAATGGAGTTTGACTCCGCCTCCCTGGAGAAGCGCCGACTGAAGGATGACTGCAGggacaaagaggacaaagaagaaaaagacaacactGACGACTCTTATGCAG CTGAGAAAAGATGGACCCGCTGTTCGTGCATCTGCAATGTGTCAGAAGGCGAGAAAGAGCATGAAGTGCTGCCGTTGGCTCCAGAG gcCAACAGAAGCATTCAGTCCAGAGAGGGTCATGTGCTGCTGTTGATTCTGAAGGAGATGAAGGTGCTGCAGAAAACCATCAATCTGTgcctgagctccagagatgagGGAAGGAGACCTGGCCGCTGGGCCACAAGGATCAACAGGGCTTTCTTCATCTTCTACCTAACTACGGTGTCACTGTTCCTGTCCCTCATCTTCTATGAATGGAACAGTTAG
- the LOC122759572 gene encoding 5-hydroxytryptamine receptor 3A-like yields the protein MILAGSLLLLFLSDGVNSQRNCTYQDVLDHLNLTRHNERYFMTRPVKDYKRHTEVHLEVLLYAILDVVEKEQKFIPYVWSVMRWHNDYISWNPSQFCGIDNVSLPTEILWKPDLTIEEMTEKDKAPPSPYLTINNEGDVEVQNDLVLVSTCRMHIYKFPFDIQSCNLSFKSVIYTAKDIRLLASDNSSEATEWSREVMRTQYEWLFINMKVTTINASDLLSQDIIVYTINMKRRSALYIVNFILPILFFLCLDMASFLISDSSGEKLSFQVTVLLAITVLQLILNDILPSSSNSIPLIAIYCIGIFALMMLSLLETILMMYLTEKDNMQHDDETDKDQRFSGDCNRQGRVNFDNFHAEMQDWTENGCIYNVAAETPAELQSMAIEHNSSTRLVGESHVLEKVSAELREMEKTLTLLLGNRKVDYKSGYWTRVAKRVNKVFFISYVIMVSVFLTVLFLKWNYA from the exons ATGATTCTGGCTGGTTCccttctcctgctcttcctctcag ATGGGGTGAACTCTCAGAGAAACTGCACCTATCAGGATGTTTTAGACCACCTGAACTTGACCAGACACAACGAGCGCTACTTCATGACTCGACCCGTCAAAGACTACAAACGCCACACAGAGGTACACCTGGAAGTTCTGCTCTATGCAATTCTAGATGTG GTTGAGAAAGAACAAAAATTCATTCCATACGTTTGGTCTGTCATG AGGTGGCACAATGACTACATTTCCTGGAATCCAAGTCAGTTTTGTGGAATTGATAATGTTTCTCTTCCCACTGAGATTCTGTGGAAACCAGATCTCACTATTGAAGAAAT GACAGAGAAGGACAAAGCACCTCCAAGTCCATATCTCACCATCAACAATGAAGGTGATGTGGAAGTCCAGAACGATCTGGTGCTGGTCAGCACCTGCAGGATGCACATCTACAAATTTCCTTTTGACATACAGAGCTGCAACCTCTCCTTCAAGTCTGTCATCTATACTG CCAAGGACATCCGACTCCTTGCAAGTGACAATTCCTCAGAGGCTACAGAGTGGTCTCGAGAGGTGATGCGGACTCAATATGAATGGCTGTTCATCAACATGAAAGTCACCACCATCAATGCCAGTGATTTACTCAGCCAAGACATCATTGTTTACACT ATCAACATGAAGAGGAGGTCGGCCCTCTACATTGTCAACTTCATACTACCCATCTTGTTCTTCCTGTGCCTGGACATGGCCTCATTTCTGATCTCAGACAGCAGCGgtgagaagctgagcttccaggTCACGGTGCTGCTCGCAATCACTGTGTTACAGCTCATTCTGAATGATATTTTGCCTTCCTCGTCAAACAGTATCCCCCTCATAG CGATCTACTGCATTGGGATTTTTGCTTTGATGATGCTCAGCCTCCTGGAGACGATTCTGATGATGTATCTGACGGAAAAAGACAACATGCAGCATGACGACGAGACAGATAAAGACCAAAGGTTCAGTGGGGATTGTAACAGACAGGGTAGAGTCAACTTTGACAACTTTCATGCAG AGATGCAAGATTGGACTGAGAATGGGTGTATCTACAATGTTGCTGCCGAAACCCCAGCCGAGCTGCAGAGTATGGCCATAGAG CACAACAGCAGCACCAGGCTGGTGGGGGAGAGCCATGTCTTGGAGAAGGTTTCAGCTGAGCTGAGGGAGATGGAAAAAACTCTGACTCTGCTCCTGGGCAACAGAAAGGTAGACTACAAGTCCGGCTACTGGACCAGAGTGGCTAAAAGGGTCAACAAAGTCTTCTTCATTTCCTATGTTATAatggtcagtgtgtttttaactgtCCTCTTTTTGAAGTGGAACTACGCATAG